In Trueperaceae bacterium, the following are encoded in one genomic region:
- a CDS encoding AbgT family transporter — protein sequence MSVTEAPRSFTERLLAGVERVGNRVPNAVLMFLYLIVFVAVLSQVLDWLGVGVTEAIAEPVTFEAQPNYYEDTVGPIVDAEDYLDDAAFDVHEVTISVRGLLDVEGIRFVFTSFVANFAGFGVIAVTFIAMMGAGAAEGAGLMNALIRKLVAAAPRRLITFLIVLVGALSSVATDAGYLILIPLAAVAFHTLGRHPLAGLAAGFAGVAATFAVNVIPQPIDAMITEIANEAIALTGLGPLTVVNNYFFSVVSLLVLVVVATVVTERLVEPRLGEWDPADAASGQQATETRTEEDTAAEARGLRFASIGFFAVLAVVVLATVLPNAPLRDPATGAIIGDTPFMDSLLFIIALFFLVAGVCYGVGAGTVRSADDVIASITKTFNGLGGLVLMFLMIAQFIAYFNYTGLPPVIAIALANLLERAQISAIPLLVGFIVVIFLLDFIIPGVVPKWAIFAPIFIPIFVGLDVAPQTLLAAYRIGDTPVNTLTPLMVYFPFIVTVAQRYRRDAGIGSVISLMIPYALVMGLVWILLFVVWFLIGIPWGPGYPVDL from the coding sequence ATGAGCGTTACGGAGGCACCGCGGTCGTTCACGGAGCGGCTGCTCGCCGGCGTGGAGCGGGTCGGCAACAGGGTCCCGAACGCCGTCCTCATGTTCCTCTACCTGATCGTGTTCGTCGCCGTCCTCTCTCAGGTCCTGGACTGGCTGGGCGTCGGCGTCACCGAGGCGATCGCCGAGCCGGTGACGTTCGAGGCGCAGCCGAACTACTACGAGGACACGGTCGGGCCGATCGTCGACGCCGAGGACTACTTGGACGACGCCGCGTTCGACGTCCACGAGGTCACGATCTCGGTCCGGGGCCTGCTCGACGTCGAGGGCATAAGGTTCGTCTTCACGTCGTTCGTCGCGAACTTCGCCGGCTTCGGCGTCATCGCCGTCACCTTCATCGCGATGATGGGGGCCGGCGCCGCCGAGGGCGCGGGCCTGATGAACGCGCTCATCAGGAAGCTCGTCGCCGCGGCGCCGCGACGGCTCATCACCTTCCTGATCGTCCTGGTTGGCGCGCTGTCCAGCGTCGCCACCGACGCCGGCTACCTGATCCTGATACCGCTCGCCGCGGTCGCGTTCCACACGCTGGGCAGGCACCCGCTGGCCGGCCTGGCGGCCGGTTTCGCCGGCGTAGCGGCCACCTTCGCGGTGAACGTCATCCCTCAGCCCATCGACGCGATGATCACCGAGATCGCCAACGAGGCCATCGCGCTCACGGGCTTGGGTCCCCTCACCGTCGTCAACAACTACTTCTTCTCGGTCGTCTCCCTGCTGGTGCTCGTGGTGGTCGCCACGGTCGTGACCGAGCGGCTGGTGGAGCCGCGCCTCGGCGAGTGGGACCCGGCTGACGCCGCGTCCGGTCAGCAGGCCACCGAGACCCGGACGGAGGAGGACACAGCGGCGGAGGCGCGGGGGCTGCGCTTCGCGTCCATAGGCTTCTTCGCCGTGCTGGCCGTGGTGGTGCTGGCGACGGTGCTGCCGAACGCGCCCCTGCGCGACCCCGCGACCGGCGCGATCATCGGCGACACGCCGTTCATGGACAGCCTGCTCTTCATCATCGCCCTGTTCTTCCTCGTGGCGGGCGTCTGCTACGGCGTCGGCGCCGGGACGGTGAGGAGCGCGGACGACGTCATCGCCTCGATCACCAAGACCTTCAACGGGCTGGGCGGCCTGGTGCTGATGTTCCTGATGATCGCCCAGTTCATCGCCTACTTCAACTACACGGGCCTGCCGCCGGTCATCGCCATCGCGCTCGCGAACCTGCTCGAGCGCGCCCAGATCTCCGCGATCCCGCTGCTCGTCGGGTTCATCGTCGTCATCTTCCTGCTCGACTTCATCATCCCCGGCGTGGTGCCGAAGTGGGCGATCTTCGCGCCGATATTCATCCCCATCTTCGTGGGCCTCGACGTGGCCCCTCAGACCCTGCTCGCCGCCTACCGCATCGGCGACACCCCGGTGAACACGCTCACGCCGCTGATGGTCTACTTCCCGTTCATCGTCACCGTCGCGCAGCGCTACCGCAGGGACGCCGGCATCGGCTCCGTCATCTCGCTGATGATCCCGTACGCGCTAGTCATGGGCCTCGTGTGGATCCTGCTGTTCGTGGTCTGGTTCCTGATCGGCATCCCATGGGGTCCTGGCTACCCGGTCGACCTCTAG